The genome window TttaattctaaaattttaaaaataaaaaatcgatgATTCTAAAATCAAAACAACGATCCTAAAATCGAAGCCGAGGATGCCGTCGATCACATGCGGCTCCGTCATGTGATCGCATCCGGCTTCGTCGCCAAGGATACCGTCGAATCTGGAGCCCTGCCGCTTCTCCACGTATACGCTGCCGCTTCTTTCCTTTCCTCTCACTCCGTTTCGGGAGTAGAAAACAAAAGCTGAGAGCCCCGAGAGTGAGAGACCCCACTGTCAGTCTTTTTTAACCAAGCGGATACAAAGACAGATCAGGCCTTCTCCGCGAGCGTCCGAGAGATAAAAGAGCAGctagtcatcgtcgtcgtcgtcgtcaggcGTCATTGTCTCCACCGTTTCCCTCCTGTCTGCTTCTCCTCCGCGCCCAGGAATGTGATGCCCTACGGAAGGCCATTTTGAGTTTCCCCGTTCATCACAAGGCCACGAAGTGAGGAGGTGGCAGTGCTGGTGGTGGAGGACGAGGAGAGAGGAAGCGGAATGACGGAGGTACGGTGCTAAGAAATTCCGTAGCAGTGGGTGGGGAGTGAGCACGCCAGAGGGAGGGATGGGCGAGAGCGGGGGCCCGACGATGGCGCCGCTGAACGTGGCGGCtctgagaggagaggagaggtggCGGCACTTCGACGACTCCGTCAACGCCGTCTCATTTGGTTTCGTGGCCACCGCCATCCTCATCTCCATGTTCCTTGCCATGGCCATCTTTGAGCGCTTCCTCCGCCCCAGGTCccctctcctcttttcttccgaCAACGGCCAGCGCGGCGGAGGAGTGCCTGTCTCGGCTTTCCAGAGGGGGACGCTCTTGTCCGCGGATCTGGAGGCGCAACCCCAGGGATTCGCTGGCAAGCTCGATTATCCTTCGCCCAAGGTACGGACTAATTTGAGATTTATGCTGATTAGCGCACCAATGCACCATATCATGCTAACAACCTACTTTTGCTGCTGCTGTTATGTTTAACCCTCATGAGTTACGCCCTCCAATCCTTATTCGTTGTGGATAGATAATGAAATTATGCCCCTTCCTTTTGATCTACTACTGGTCACACAACTCGGCCTAAGTTCGTTTAGCTTTCTCCGGATctcatcttcttttttcttttttactccgTCTTCAACCTTTAATGATTGGTTTGGCTCAAATGGGCTTTTGTCATGACTCATAACTGCGCTGGACAATTCTAAACGCTTCTAACAACTTGTACCCTTGTTTGGACTTTGTTTTCTCTCTTCGTCGACAAGACTCCGGAAAACGTTCGAAAGATAAGAGGGTTTATGTTTCCACAATCTGAATTTTCAACGGACCACTTGTAAAGCGGCTGATCATTTTTCAACAAGATATACTATCTTTGTACAGGACCACGTCGGATTGTAT of Musa acuminata AAA Group cultivar baxijiao chromosome BXJ1-7, Cavendish_Baxijiao_AAA, whole genome shotgun sequence contains these proteins:
- the LOC135678050 gene encoding uncharacterized protein LOC135678050, giving the protein MGESGGPTMAPLNVAALRGEERWRHFDDSVNAVSFGFVATAILISMFLAMAIFERFLRPRSPLLFSSDNGQRGGGVPVSAFQRGTLLSADLEAQPQGFAGKLDYPSPKMSIYSKEVSVLMPGHSVPTFIAHPAPVPCRPERIPWPSHQQYSISGSPSNLG